One window of Quercus robur chromosome 5, dhQueRobu3.1, whole genome shotgun sequence genomic DNA carries:
- the LOC126725636 gene encoding periodic tryptophan protein 2 produces the protein MNYRFQNLLGAPYRGGNVVISNNTLLISPVGNRVSVTDLIKSQTLTLPIQSSADISRLAASPDGVFLITVDNNRRCLFINLRRHVILHRISFKSAVTALQFSPDGSRIAVAVGKLVQIWRSPGFRKEFFPFELVRTFADFDDKVTALNWSPDSNYLVAGSKDFTARLFSVNLIAKTKPFLFLGHRDTVVGAFFGIDKNTKRVDRVYTVTRDCYLFNWEWQDGKLDETEGVDMETDGKDGNLEENGGYLVGGKWRLLRKDCFNQAPAKLTACDYHAGLDMLVVGFSNGVFGLYRTVPDFVCIHLLSISREKITTAVFNEAGNWLTFGCAKLGQLLVWEWRSESYVVKQQGHYFDVNCVAYSPDSQLVATGADDNKVKVWTVSSGFCFVTFSEHTNAVTALHFMASNHCLLSASLDGTVRAWDLFRYRNFRTFTTPSTRQFVSLAADQSGEVICAGTLDSFEIFVWSMKTGRLLDVLSGHEGPVHGLMFSPTNAILASSSWDRTVRLWDVFEGKGAVETFPHTHEVLTLVYRPDGRQLASSTLDGQIHFWDPIDGVLMYTIEGRRDIAGGRLMTDRRSAANSSSGKCFTTLCYSADGSYILAAGTSKYICMYDVADQVLLRRFQITHNLSLDGVLDFLNSKNMTEAGPMDLIDDDNSDTEEGVDKQSRAKLGYDLPGSLPNRGRPVIRTKCLRIAPTGRSFAAATTEGVLVYSIDESFIFDPTDLDIDVTPEAVDTALNEDQQNRALILSLRLNEDSLIKKCIFAISPVDIPAVASSIPYRYLQRLIEAFADLLESCPHLEFILRWCQELCKAHGNSIQQNSRNLLPALKSLQKAITRTHQDLADTCSSNEYMLRYLCSTSAKK, from the exons ATGAACTACCGTTTCCAAAACCTACTTGGAGCTCCATACAGAGGAGGCAACGTAGTGATCAGCAACAACACTTTGCTAATCTCACCGGTCGGTAACCGCGTGAGCGTCACCGACCTCATCAAGTCCCAAACCCTAACCCTCCCAATCCAGTCCTCCGCCGACATCTCCCGCCTCGCCGCCTCTCCCGACGGCGTCTTCCTCATCACCGTCGACAACAACCGCCGCTGCCTCTTCATCAACCTCCGCCGCCACGTCATCCTCCACCGCATTTCCTTCAAGAGCGCCGTCACCGCCCTCCAGTTCAGCCCCGACGGGTCCCGCATCGCCGTCGCCGTCGGCAAGCTCGTCCAGATATGGCGGTCGCCGGGGTTCAGGAAGGAGTTCTTCCCCTTCGAGCTAGTCAGGACCTTCGCCGACTTCGACGACAAGGTCACGGCGCTGAATTGGAGCCCCGACTCGAACTACCTCGTCGCCGGGTCGAAGGACTTCACGGCGAGACTCTTCTCCGTTAACCTAATCGCCAAAACGAAgccgtttttgtttttggggcaTAGGGACACCGTAGTCGGTGCGTTTTTTGGTATTGATAAGAACACTAAAAGAGTAGATAGGGTTTATACAGTTACTAGGGATTGTTACTTGTTTAACTGGGAATGGCAAGATGGTAAATTGGATGAAACCGAAGGAGTGGATATGGAAACTGATGGCAAAGATGGTAATTTGGAGGAAAATGGTGGGTATTTGGTTGGAGGGAAATGGAGGTTGTTGAGGAAGGATTGTTTTAATCAGGCTCCGGCGAAGTTGACAGCGTGTGATTATCATGCCGGGCTTGATATGTTGGTGGTCGGGTTTTCGAATGGGGTTTTCGGGTTGTATAGGACTGTGCCTGATTTTGTTTGCATTCACTTGTTGTCGATTTCAAGAGAGAAGATTACTACGGCTGTGTTTAATGAGGCCGGGAATTGGTTGACATTCGGGTGCGCGAAGCTTGGGCAGTTGCTTGTGTGGGAGTGGAGGTCAGAGAGTTATGTGGTGAAGCAGCAGGGGCATTACTTTGATGTCAATTGTGTGGCTTACTCGCCTGATTCACAGCTCGTGGCTACTGGAGCCGATGATAATAAAGTCAAG GTCTGGACTGTTTCATCAGGCTTCTGCTTTGTAACATTCTCAGAGCACACTAATGCAGTCACTGCTCTCCATTTTATGGCTAGTAACCATTGTCTCTTAAGTGCATCTCTAGATGGGACTGTCCGTGCATGGGATTTGTTCCGTTATCGAAATTTTAGGACATTTACTACCCCTTCAACTAGGCAATTTGTTTCTTTGGCGGCTGATCAAAGCGGTGAAGTGATTTGTGCTGGAACTCTAGATTCATTTGAG ATCTTTGTTTGGTCAATGAAGACTGGCCGTTTGTTGGATGTGCTTAGTGGTCATGAAGGTCCTGTTCATGGGTTGATGTTTTCTCCTACAAAT GCAATCTTAGCTTCTTCATCATGGGACAGAACTGTTCGGTTGTGGGATGTTTTTGAAGGGAAAGGTGCTGTTGAGACATTTCCTCATACACATGAGGTTCTTACATTGGTTTATCGTCCAGATGGAAGGCAATTGGCTTCCAGCACATTAGATGGGCAGATTCATTTCTGGGACCCAATTGATGGCGTGTTAATGTACACCATTGAGGGCCGTAGGGATATTGCTGGTGGCCGTCTCATGACTGATCGTAGATCTGCTGCTAACTCGAGTTCAGGAAAGTGCTTCACAACTTTATGCTATTCTGCTGATGGGAGTTACATTTTAGCAGCAGGGACTAGCAAATATATCTGTATGTATGATGTTGCAGATCAG GTATTGCTGCGTCGATTTCAAATAACCCATAATCTTTCTCTTGATGGAGTTCTTGACTTCTTAAACTCAAAGAATATGACGGAAGCTGGCCCTATGGATCTAATTGATGATGATAACAGTGACACAGAAGAAGGTGTTGATAAACAATCCCGAGCAAAGTTAGGTTATGATTTACCAGGATCATTGCCTAACCGTGGAAGGCCTGTTATTCGTACAAAGTGCCTCAGAATTGCACCCACTGGGCGGAGCTTTGCAGCAGCAACAACAGAGGGGGTGTTGGTATATTCAATTGACGAATCCTTTATCTTTGATCCCACAGACCTTGACATAGATGTTACACCAGAG GCAGTTGACACAGCACTAAATGAAGATCAACAAAACAGAGCTTTGATTCTTAGCCTTCGTTTAAATGAGGATTCTCTGATAAAAAAATGCATCTTTGCCATCAGTCCAGTAGATATACCAGCTGTTGCTTCATCAATCCCTTACAGATATCTACAGAGATTAATAGAAGCATTTGCAGATCTTCTAGAAAGCTGCCCGCATTTGGAGTTCATACTTAGATGGTGTCAG GAGCTCTGCAAAGCTCATGGCAACTCTATTCAACAGAATTCCAGAAATCTGCTTCCTGCTTTAAAATCGTTGCAGAAAGCAATTACTAGAACACATCAGGATTTGGCAGATACTTGTTCCTCCAATGAATATATGCTTCGATATTTATGCTCTACAAGTGCCAAGAAATGA